The genomic stretch TGGAAAATTGCTCTCGCTTTTGCATTAAACCATGAACTAATGGAAGAACTCACAGGTAAAGAATCAAAATTAATCTTGTCTATAGCGAGAAATTTCTTAAATAAACCATGGATGTTGTCGGAAGATTCCGAAGACGCTATTGCGACCACCACCATTGCCGCTACCACTGTTTTATCAACCACCATCATTGCCAGTCGCATGTCTCCACTACCACCGCCAGAACAGTTTGCCATAGCCACTGATAGCCACACCTTACCACCACTGCCTAGAGCAACCTTTACTGATTCCTCCCAGTATGCCTCCCTGCAACCCCTAACCGACGGTGCCATAGCCTCTGCCCATTCCACTACCAACACAGTTCACACCGCCATCGCACACTCCATCTTCGACAAAGAAATCCAAAAATCCTCCGACAAATCGTCTACTAAGAATGTTCAATCTGCAAAACTTGAAACACTCTTGGGTATATCTTCTCTTCCACTGAATTCTTTTTTATCATCAGGTTCAATTCTTGCTTCTAAAGTGTCTTTACCTTTTTTATTGTCTAATTTGCCGGAGATAAAATTTGGTTCCATAACATGCCATATGCCTACTGAGTTTAAATCCTCTACATCTGAAATTATTTCCACTCAAAAATTGTCCATGCATATGTCTGAAAATAGTGATTCGATAAATCTTTCAAATACTGCACCAGTGTCTATCCCATCACTGTCTAGGTCATGCAAATTTTCTCCTTGTTTGAAAATTTatctacaaattttaaaattcggGATGTGTCTCTATATGTTGATTTACTTACTTCATCTATGTCTCATACTTCTCCTAGAGTTTCTATCCACGAGGTAAAACCAATTCTGAATGTGTCTGATGACCCATCTTCAAAATTGTGAGTTTCTATGCCTATATTGTCAGTCCATATCCAGTATCAACAGGTTCCCATTGCTAGTCGTACCAGAAAAAAGAATGCAAAAATGCAGGGCACTCCAAGTGTTGTTCCTATAGCCTCTTCAGTCAAACGAAAATTGATTATGGATATTGATCTAGACGATGAATTGAACCACTCTTTAAGAATCAAAAAATTTCTTCCACGAGTCTGACGAGTGGAAAGGAACCTGTTCCACCTAGGAGTCCACAGCCTACCGCCTCTTCCTCTCACCCTCTTCTATTTCACAAAGACTTGAATATCGTGTGAACATTAATAAAGAGAGACCCTTACTGCTTTATTTAGCGTGAGATTGACATAGAAAACTTCACTACTTGTTGCAATCTTGTTGATCTTCTTCATTCTCAAAATTTGATGCAAACTGTGACAAATGTGGGCCCGTACTATGATTTGGGGACATGAGAATTCTTCACTACCATAAAATCTACATTAGAAAACGTTGGTATAATTTTAGTCCAAATTCTATTAATGATTTCTATGGTAGGATAGAGATTGACAAGCATTTTCTCCCTGAGTTTGATCTCATTGCATCTACAATAACTCACTCACATGATTCTACTTGGCGAAAGAGGGATCAGAAGAAAGTTGGTGATCTTGAGTCTCGCTTCCTTACCTCAAGTTATGCTATTCTGTTGCGTCTTGCAATGAACAACTTTTTGCCCATTGTTGCTACTCATTATATTTCCAAGAAGATGGCACCTTACTGTTCAAGATTCAAAATCGTATTGAGTTTGATTTGGGGGAGATGATATTTAATCATATCATGAGTTTTCTACCAGGCAAATAAAACAAAgtatttcttccttttctttttctaccaggcaaataaaacaaagtatttcttccttttcttttttagcTTAATTTATGATATTCTTTACAAGCAGGGATTTCAGAAATACCAAGACGAGGAAGAAAAGACTATTGGATCCAAGTATGTTATGGACAAGCGACTATTTCAGAGATCCCactttgatgatttttcttttcctaGTTTTATTGTTGTTGCTGCTTCCGAAGGCACGTCTGTGTCTGTTACTGCTCCTAGTGTGTCTACAAATGTTGCTGCTGTCCGACTTAGATTGAATAATGCACATTCTGTTCTTGCTAATTTGCAAACTACTGTTGTGCAAGTTGAGAAGATGGTGCTGGATGATACACTACTTCTACATTCCCTTGAAAATGAAGAACAAGTTGTTGCTTCTACTAGATGATCACAGATGCTCCCTTAGTCAATTATGGCAAAAAGGGAGTTTAATTATTGAGGGGGAGCTTGCAAAGCGAATATGGtaacactttataatttttattagttgGTGCACAATTCTACTCTTTCATTGCTGGATATTGGAATATTCGTTTACATAGTtagatggattggttggatggatgatgaaataattattatttgaatggaTGCTAGCATGTGTGAATGATGGTTGAATgatgaatattttattatttttctgatTATTGTTTAACTTTGCCTTAAGAATGTATGTGtttagttttgacaaataattggcaaagggggagattgtaagtgaaaattaatttgcataaaataattaattgacaaTATGTTTGTCAAGTTATTCTAAGAATAATTTAGTTTTGTTGGTCTTCATTAAtagatacaattaattgtattcaaaaaaaaaaaagatacaattaattatGCCTAAAGTCTAAGATTAattatgtttaaagcttaaaggAGTGGTTGGTGTTTGTTCAAGCAAAATACCTTCCCGGTTTCTTTAATATTGGTTTTAATATGTAAAGTGTGTTTGTAAAGTTTATAAagacttattttattttagatgatTATCTAGATTAATAGGTCTGTGATGTAAGCTAATGTCCTTCAAGAAGTAGAAGTCTGacttattttatgagttaatacccaatatactcctcgactatagtggttttattcaatttagtcctaaatgactttttgtacttaatttagtccccgactttgatggttttacacaatttagtccttttgttaaaaattctgttagttgacTGTTAGAAATATGGtcataatggtaatttctcatcattcatcccatttgggatgattccttaTTCTTCCTCTTATTAAGATCAACgcaaaaatgcaaattttcataccaaatcaacttcaaccctaaataaataaatacagagtaaataaatatttgggtataaagatttacatttctgcgtggatcttaataaggggaagaagcaAATGGGacgaaggatgagaaattaccattaggacccTATTTCTAAGCGTCaactaacataatttttaacaaaggactaaattgggtaaatccatcaaagtcggggactaaattgagcacacaaaaagtcatttaggactaaattgagtaaaaccaccatagtcgaggactatattgggtattaactccttattttattttagatgacTATCTAGATTAATAGATATGTGATGTAAGCTGATATCCTCCAAGAAGTAGAAGTCTTGTTCATTAGTTTAGGAAAGAGTTGTAAATCTTATTAGAGATGCCCCTAGCTAGTGGGGTTGGCTGAGTCGAACCACTGTTAATTAAATCGGTTTACCTCTCTCTTTTATCGTTTGAAGAGGTCACTTAGAAATACAAAAGCCGGTTTCTAACTAGGATTGTGATATGTGTTGATATTGCCTTATTCGTATTTAATTTGACatgattatttataaattttgttgagTGTCGAtcaattacttatatatatacatgatttttatcgaaaataaatttttttgatcacttaaaattgtatcaaatataaTCATGTTTTATTCTTTGTCTTCCATTCCCCCATCAAATAGTTTTTCTATTACCACCAAATTGATTTCAAGAATCAAAGATACTCTAAATATAATAGGATGGATCAGTAAAATTGAAAGTATGGTATAAACATGAGATATatgtaactttaatttttaatagaaaCTACagcaaaaaaattacaaataaagtttttaagaattcaaactcaagaaagaaattcaataaGGAAGTAGGTAATTAAGTTTTGTTAGATCTATTGAATTTCACATGACTGTTGACCAACTGTCCTGCAGCTATGGCAAATATGAGGAAGAGTTCCACGGCCAACACAGCTCCGGCAACGATTGCGGCTAATTGCCTAGAGTAGGGGTACTTCTCTCTGTTATTGGAGTATATATGCTAAATGGAAAGAATAGTCCCACAATGCGCAATACACAAACTGAGGAACCAAAAGTATAAAACTTATAACAACTTTTCATTCTGACAATCCCAAGTAGTAATCAtaaatttagatttaaaaaagaaaattcaatcACCATTTGAGGTGATCAAGAAGAGGTTAGAAATTCCAACCACTTTCATTTAGTTGCCGGAACACGTTTGTTAAAATTTACGAGAAGGATTTTTGtaataaagaattaatacttAGTTTTTATCCATTAACTACAATGCATGCTATTTTTATTACTCGGTATTAGTTATCAACTCTTAAACTAACGGAATTTAGtccattgaaattttaaatcaCTTTAAATTAAtctataatataaaaatgttattattattataatattttgtatagGGGTATTTATGCattttaaaacatatatttaatttgtaatcatTAAACAATCAAACTAACAGTTTAAATTCTGTTCCATTTCCCATTGAATAGTATTTGGATCCATTTCCACCAAATAAAATTCATTTCAGAATCAAATATACTGTAAATATAATAGGATGGATCAGTAAAATTGAAAGTATAAACATGAGATATGTAATccagtttaatttttaatagaaaTTACAAcaaataaagtattaaattaaagaatctaAAGTGAAGAAAGAAATTGAGGAAGTAGGTAATTAATTAAGCTTTGTTAGATCTATTGAATTTCATATGACTGTTGACCAGTTGTCCTGCAGCTATGGCAGACATGAGGGAGAGTTCCCCGGCCAACACAGCCCCGGCAACGATTGCGGCTAATCGCCTAGAGTTGGCTCCGGGTTCGACTTTGCTAGCACCCTTCACTCCTAAGAGATTCAAGCATGCTGCCTGAGAAGCAAGTTGGGTCCCACCTCCCACCGTGCCTACCTCAATAGAAGGCATGGTTACAGAAATATGAAGGTCTTTCCCATCGTTAACTGCCTCCATCATGGTTATACAATGGGAGCTTTCAATGTTTTGTGCGGGGTCTTGTCCTGTGGCGATGTAGACGGCGGAGACAATATTGGCGGCGTGGGCGTTGAATCCCCCAAGAGCACCGGCCATGGCAGAGCCAGTGAGATTCTTGAGCATGTTGAGCTCTACTAAGGAAGCAACCTCTGTTTTTAGTACTTTCTTGACTATTTCTTCCTTTATTATGGCCTCGCAGACGACCGACTTTCCGCGGCCTTCAATCCAATTCACCGCCGCAGGTTTCTTGTCGGAGCAAAAGTTTCCGGAGATTCCGATGACATCCATGTCAGGGAAGTCGGTGAGGAGGAAATCCAATACGTTTTGGACGCCCTTAGAGACCATGTTCATCCCCATGGCGTCTCCGGTGCTGCATGTGAATCTCATATAGAGATTCTTTCCAGCAATAGCGCATTTGATGCTCTGAAGCCTAGCAAATCGGCTGGATTTGTTGAAAGCTCCGGCTATGGTCTCGAAACTTAGAGGATCCTCCAAGTAGAGCTTCAACTGAGCGGCTCTTTTGGCGGTGGAGAATCTCACCACCGGAGCTCGAGTCATCCCGTCCCTCAACAGCACACTGGTGGCGCCACCAGAGGCATAGATGGCTTTGCAACCCCGGTTGGTGCTGGCCACCAAGCAACCCTCCGTGGTGGCCATGGGGACTGAGTACTCTTCACCGTCGAGCAAGAGGGGCCCTGCAATACCTACCGGAATCTGCACATACCCAACTGGCATCTCGCAACACTGACCCAGAATCGATTCATAGTCAAAATTCTCCAAGGGAAGTCCGTCTAGAGACTTGCCGGTTATTCTCTCCAGCGCCTCCCGACGAATGGCTGCCGCCCTCTTGCAATCCCCTAACTTAGATTCCAGGGAGTAGGAAGGAACCCGACCTTCAACAACACCTTTTACTATCTCCTCGTCCTCTTccgataatattattattggatCAGATTNCCCCATACAAGgtgccagttgcccgcaacccaggtgagatgatccaggaagtaactaggagtgtacatcatggaccactcatcccaatgttccgaaggagcgagattccacggacagggataaaagacaacaaattctaagggatcactcccttccaacacctctaccggaaaagacccaaacctagacctggccccatccagaaaatttggctggctactgcgaaccgggatacgagagggtgtagttgggtaagtcggaggaggactctacggtggggaaggaatagcaggaacataagccggagctggagagtcaggagcgaatccaggagcatacgggtcgacatcaactaagtactgtacataatcatcatgatcgtagatagggaactccaactcggaaggatccgagtcaggtgggctacacgagcctaccctagacatctgttaagaacacaacgaagtgtagttagcacgacggctaagtaaggaaatccatttgtcacttaaaagtagacaaaggtttgaaaacatagataatctaaaagctttataaagttttatcatgatttgaaaatctgcctgtaacgaaacgatttatagatagtataatagcgtataaacgttaaatcatataaagcttttctcaaataagaatgaagtcataacttgccactcaaaataattttcatgcccttttcagacaagtttgcaaaatttcacatttccaggaatttcatcatttgcaaatagaaccgcagctctaatatttataataatctgaaccacagctcagagtaacaacaattttcatactgcatatagaaccgcagctctataataatctgaaccgcagcccagaataacaataattttcatactcaaaaattttccacttagtttcccctgagtaagcactttgaacatttctcaattctccttctcaaaccttgggcagtggcatttccctgccttcccgtcggtctccttatcccaacctagggccatggcactccagccctcccataggtccaaccttattccaaccccgggccgtggcgtttaagccttcccgaaggtccccaccttattccagaaactaagggtttgaaaacatttttctttttctttcctggaatcaaatagtattttcaaaataatttatttcatccaaatatggttgtgacatcccaaaatttcgtcactagttttgttacaaaaaaaatatttttgtcaaaattgattttgacagtttctgtccagaaattagagttttgcgcagtccgaaagattgagccggtaaaaatagttcccgaactctttttcacttgaaatttttatggtagaaccctaactcatagtacttgatgttcataaaaatttttggtcacctaggttcacgaatttacacagaaaattccatttttgcccttggcagtgtgttgtccagcatttttccttctctggaccaggtttgggaaaaattccggaaaccatacttatactactccaaaaattatgaaagtttatatgcggcttctacacttatagaactacatgtataaaaaatattggaccaaaataatttaccgatttttcccagaaattcacggaagttaatgacagaaatctgtcctgatttcctttctctatttccacaagtataagcttatatagacataaatacaacatatacaagcatatccaagctatgaacttgtatacgaaaatattcccaaagctccaaaaacaccatatttcaactaaaatcaattatccaaattcaagtgactaattccaacttaagggaattccttacctcacaagtgtgtaatatcaccgtaaaagtagtcttgaacctttatccccaagtttcaccgaaaaaaccctaggtagaatacaccaccataacaacatatttaagaaatctttacctacaatcaagttctagggaagaaatcaagactttttaaccgaataaaaccgcaacttaccgaatagttgaagacttgtgtggagattggctatggaagcttgaagtgaggaagaagaggatgaagaagatgaaagctcacactctctccctctctttgtATTTCGGCCAAGGCAAGAACAAAAGGGCAAGgagaataaacatgttttagacacttagtactttgaggggaatgtttgcatggaagaattaaaatagaataaaataatgaagtatttttaaacttatcagttggggtccaaacagataaagtttcggtagaaaataatttaaacaggaataattttgaaaccaaaaatttatcccagaccgaaacttgaaattgggctaggttcggtacaccgcggaattttagcgatgtacgttCAAAATGAATCTTTttctgctatgggctgatttaattgaattggaaattcaatattaataacatggtgtctaataattcatttcctaggataatcgggtccgaatactagttcccaaaattttacggttcgtgaccggcacgaacgatcgcaa from Ipomoea triloba cultivar NCNSP0323 chromosome 12, ASM357664v1 encodes the following:
- the LOC115999417 gene encoding 3-hydroxy-3-methylglutaryl-coenzyme A reductase; this translates as MGXSDPIIILSEEDEEIVKGVVEGRVPSYSLESKLGDCKRAAAIRREALERITGKSLDGLPLENFDYESILGQCCEMPVGYVQIPVGIAGPLLLDGEEYSVPMATTEGCLVASTNRGCKAIYASGGATSVLLRDGMTRAPVVRFSTAKRAAQLKLYLEDPLSFETIAGAFNKSSRFARLQSIKCAIAGKNLYMRFTCSTGDAMGMNMVSKGVQNVLDFLLTDFPDMDVIGISGNFCSDKKPAAVNWIEGRGKSVVCEAIIKEEIVKKVLKTEVASLVELNMLKNLTGSAMAGALGGFNAHAANIVSAVYIATGQDPAQNIESSHCITMMEAVNDGKDLHISVTMPSIEVGTVGGGTQLASQAACLNLLGVKGASKVEPGANSRRLAAIVAGAVLAGELSLMSAIAAGQLVNSHMKFNRSNKA